In Leisingera sp. NJS204, the DNA window CTGGCCGCGCGACATGGCTTCCAGGGCGCGGGCGCCGCCAAAGGCTTTGAGATCGGCCTCGATGGTTTTTTCCGGGCGCAGCAGGGCGCCGGTGGCCGGATCGGTGAGCCGCATCTTGAAGGTGATGGCGTGAATGCCGCCGGTGGTGTAGCGCGCCTTTTGGGTCAGGGCGTGAAAGCGCTGCAGTTCGATATGCAGATCGGCCTCGATCGCGCCGCCCATGCCGGTGCTGCCGGCCTCCATGGCGCGCTGCACGATTGCCTGCACCTGGGCGTGGCGGTCGCCGTAAGGATCCTCGCGCCAGACAATATCGCCTTTGGGCAAATAGCTGTTGGCCTCGGAAACGGAGAGGCTGCGCGGCACATCGACGGTAACGCGGCTGACCCGCAAAGCCGGCACCGGATCCACCTGCGGCAGAGTTTCATAGCCGTCGGGCACGTGCACCGCCGCGTCGGGCACCGGCTCGAACGGCAAGTTGCGCGACGGCACGTCCACCGAGGCGCAGGCGGACACCATCAGCCCGAGGGAGACGAATGCGAGGCTGCGGAAGATGTTCATGGCTCTGCTCCTTACCGTTTTCAAGCCGCCGGATCAGGGACCGGAAGGCGGGTTCAACAGCAGGATGCGTGTCAATCGGGGCAGAATTGGGACAATTTAAGTCCAATTTAGCGAAAAATTAACGAATGTTTATGACCGGTCAACGATTGCCCCGGCCTGCCCCGTCGCTGCTATCAGCGCGCGCGCGAACGCCAGCCGCCGCGGCGGCGCGGTGTGGCGCTGCCTTCCAGCCCGTCGCGCAGCACTGCAGTCATCGGATGGTCCGGATCTGCGTTGCCGTACATCTCCAGCAATGCGTTGATATCTTTCCGGCTGTCGCGGGTAGCGTCCATGCCCAACGCCCAGTCAAAGAAAATGCTGCGGCATTGCGCGTCCGTAATGCCGTCGATCCGGTAGGATTCGTAGATCAGACCGCGCGGGTCCTGTTCAGTGCTGCCCTTCATCCGCCCCATCCCTTTCCAAGGCCTCTGCAATCAGCGCCGCACAGCGTTTGTAACGGGTCTGCAGCTCCTGCTCCAGCGCATCCAGCCGGGCGTATCCGGTGGTGCGGCAGAGGAACTGCGCACCGCCCTCCCCGATCGTCTCCGCCTCGATGGCTTTGCCGGAAAGCAGCCGCGCGGCACTTTGCACCGACCAGAATAGCCGGTAACTGGCGGTCAGGTATTCTGCATCCGCGTCATTCAGCCATCCGGCAGCGACAGCACCCAGCAGGCCGGAAGCCACATCGCGCGCCACCGAGTCGGAAGTAAGCGCGCCGGCTTGCGACAAAAGCTCGATATCCATCATCCGGCCGGCGCCGTTTTTGGCGTCCCACAGACCTGATGGCGCCTTGGCGGCGGCCAGCCGCACGCGCATTTCCGACACCTCCTGCAGCACCTTGGCCAGATTCCGCGGCTGGGCCAGGAAAGCGGCGCGGAAGGTTTCGATTTCGGCGGCAAGGGCGGTCTCGCCCGCAACCACCCGCGCCCGGGTCAGCGCCAAATGCTCCCACACCCAGGCCTCGTTCTGCTGGTAGTTGGTAAAACCGGCCAGGCTGACCGCCACCGGACCCTGATTGCCCGAAGGCCGCAGGCGCATGTCGACCTCGTAAAGCTTGCCCTGCGCCATCGGCGCCGAAAGCGCAGTGACAAAGGCCTGGGTCAGCCGGGCGAAATAGGGCCGCGTGGCCAGCGGGCGCTTACCCTCGGACATATCCGCATCGCCCGGGTCATAGATCACGATCATGTCGAGATCGGATTGCGAATTGATCTGCCCTGCCCCCAGCGATCCCATGGCCAGAACCGCCGCGCCGCGTCCCGGCGGGGGGCCGTGCTTGCGGGAAAACTGCGCCACCACTACCGGAGCGAGGCCGGCAATCACCACCTCGGCCAATTCGGCGTATTGGACACCCGCCCGATGGCCGTCGATCAGCCCGCGCAGGTGATGCACGCCGATGCGGAAGTGCCATTCCTTGCACCAGCGGCGGGTGGCATCAAGCCGGGCCTCATAGTCGCCTTCCTGCGCCAGCCGCTTTTTCAGTTCCGCCCGCAGCTGCTCTGCCCCTGGCCAGGGATCAAAGAAGGAACCGCCGATCACCGCATCAAACACCCCGGAATTGCGGGACAGGAAACTGGCCAGCTCGCGCGAGGTGCCGGCGATATCCACCAGCAGATCGATCAGCTGCGGGTTGGCGCCGAACAGCGAGAACAGCTGCACCCCGGCCGGCAGCCCGGACAGGAAACCGTCCAGCGCCACCAGGGTCTCGGCCGGTTTGGCGGTTTTGGCAACGCGCGACAGCAGCTCCGGTTTCAGCCGCTCAAATATCCGCGCCCCGCGGGAGGAGCGCAGCGCCGGATAAGTCGGCCAACGGGCGATGATGGCGCCGTCCAGATTGGCGGTGTCCTTTGCGGTGTCAGCTGCGGTCGGCGTGCCGCCGGGCGAGAAGAACCCCTCGGTCAGCTCATGCACTTCGGTCAGCCGGTCCCTGATTTGTGCTGTCAGCTCCGCCGGATCGCAGTCCATCAGGCAGGCGATACGGGCAATGCCGTCCTCGGATTTGGGCATCTGGTGGGTTTGCGCGTCATGCACCATCTGAATGCGGTGCTCGACCTCGCGGTGGGCGCGGTAATGGGCGGACAAGGTTTCAGCGGTGCCCGGCGGCACCCAGCCCTTGTCTGCAAGGGCGGCCAGCCCCTCGACGGTGCCGCGCAGGCGCAAGGCTTCGTCGCGCCCGCCGGCGATCAGTTGGCGGGTCTGGGTAAAGAACTCAATCTCGCGGATACCGCCGCGGCCCAGTTTCATATCGTGGCCCGGCACATGCAGGGCGCCGCCGGTGCCCTTGTTCTCGCGGATGCGCAGGCGGATGTCATGGGCGTCCTGGATGGCTGCGAAATCCAGGTGACGGCGCCAGATAAAGGGCCGCAGGGTGGTCAGGAACCGCTCTCCCGCCGCGATGTCGCCCGCACAGGGGCGTGCCTTGATGTAGGCGGCGCGTTCCCAGGTTCGGCCCAGGCTTTCGTAGTAACGCTCTGCCGCTTCCATCGCCAGGCAGACAGGGGTGACCGCCGGATCCGGGCGCAGACGCAGGTCGGTGCGGAACACATAGCCGTCGCCGGTGCGGTCGCTGAGGATGGCGCACATGTTCTTGGTTGCGCGCACCATGCCCTGACGCGCCTCAAAGAAGTCATCCGGGTCGAACCGGGTTTCATCGAACAGGCAGATGAGGTCGATGTCAGAGCTGTAGTTCAGCTCATGCGCGCCCATTTTACCCATCGCCAGAATAGTAAGCCCGCCTGCGGTTTCCACATCATCCCCGGTCAGGCCCGGCAGTTTCTTGCGGCGGATCAGGTTGGCGATTTCGGATTTTATGGCGACGTCTGCACACAGCGCCCCGAATTCCGTCAGCGCCCCGGTCACCTGTTCCAGGCTCCAGCCGCCGCTGAGATCGCACAGCGCCGTCAGCAGCGCCAGCCGCCGTTTGGCCTGGCGCAAGCCCGGTTTCAGCCCGCTGCCTTCGAGCGCCCGGCAGTCTGCAAAGACCGCCGCCAGCGCGGCATCAGGATCCTGCAGCGCCTGCGGCAGCCAGGCCGCCTCGCGCGCGGTCAGCTCCTTAAGATACGGGCTGGAACCGCAGGCGCCTGCCACCAGTTCAGCAAACGCGCCGGACAGTTCCGGCACCAGGCTGCGCGCCTCGGCGCCAAGGCCGGGATCAAAAGGGCGGGGAATGCGGGAGATGTTCAGGGCTGTGGTCATGCGCCGAGACTGTTCCCGCCGCAGCGGCGCGTCAATGGCCGAATTGCCGCTGCCCGGTACAGGTTTACCTAAGGTCAGGAAAACCTGAATGGATAAACAGTCCAAGTAAAGATATCGTTAATACACGGTCATGCTCCGGTTCCCGGGGCCGTTTCGATGTAAAGAGTATCTTGTTAACAGGGGATGCCGGGCTGCGCTGGCAATACCCCGGCTCTGCTTGGGACCTTGCGTATTTTGCAGTGCCGTCCCCTGCCCGGCTTGTGTATCCGGAGCATGACCGTGCGATCCTCTGCCAATCGCGGTCCTCTGCTGATCCTGAGCTTGGCGCTGTTTGCCAGAGTGTTTGCGATGTTTCGCAGAGCAATGAGCAGCAAGCGTCCGGGTGCGCATTTTCGAGCTATTGCGTAACTTCCTGTCAAACCCTTGGAATATATACGATAACGGGCCACTGGCAGTGAAGAAAACCATCCTCAAAACCGCATTCAAAGCACCCTTGGCCTACGACCGTCAAAACGGCGCTCGAACTCCGCAAGCACCTGTAATATTTGAGTTTTTGGGATTTTTTCATCTGAAAGTATAATGGTGCGGACGGCGGGACTCGAACCCGCACGGCCATAAGGCCAGGAGATTTTAAGTCTCCGGTGTCTACCATTCCACCACGTCCGCACAGGGCGCTGCCAAGCGGCGCCTTTGCAGCAGGTCTAGCCTTCTGAATTCATGCGGACAATCGGTTTTCAGCGTTTTGCTGGAATTTTTCCCGCGGTGCTGGCGCCGCTACAATTCCGTATCCCCCGCCCCTGCAGGTGCCAATGGCCCGCCCGGGTCAGCCAGATAACGCTCTGGCAGCCAGGGGTTCAACGCCAGCGCCTCGGCCAGAGCTGCGCGTGCTTCCTCCAGCCGCGACAGGCCGTAGAGCGACAGTGCCCGACCGCTCATCGCGGCAATATGGCGGGGCGACAGATGCAGCGCCCGGTCCAGATCACGAAGGGCAGCGGCAAAATCCCGGCGCAGGTAATGCACAAAGGCGCGCTGGTTGTAGCCCTCGGCATAATCCGGGCAGTAGGCGATCAGCTGATCGAAATCCTCCAAAGCCCCCAGAAAATCAAAGGACGTGCGCCTTGTCATCCCGCGGTCAAGCATCGCCTGAGCCTGCGCATCCGGCGCGTCGGCCCAGAACTCCCACATCCGGTTGGCAATTTCGCGCGCCTGATCCTCGGTGCCGGCCTTCTGTACCTCGTGCAGCAGCCCGTCCAGCCGGGCGCTGTGGTCTGGCGCTGCCGGACAATCGGACGCCTGCACCGGATCCGTCAGACCCAAAGTCAGAAAGAGCGCTGCGGCGCATGCAAGATTTTGAGGGGCGCGAAGCAAGGCAAAATACATACCCCATGCTGCCATATTTTGGCATTCAATCAAGTCAACTGCGCGTGCGCGCATTCCTTCTGCCTTACAAAGGCGCCAATGCACCGTCTTCCTTTACCGCTTCCATCGCCACATAGGTCGAGGTTGAGGCGACATGCGGCAGCGAGGAAATCTTTTCCCCCAGCACTGCCCGGTAATCGGTCATCGAGCGGGTCCGCACCTTCAGCAGGTAGTCGAAATGCGACGCCATCATATAGGCCTGTTCGATCTCCGGCAGTTTCGCCACCGCCGCGTTGAACTTGACCAGCGCCGCCTCGCGGGTGTCGTCCAGCTTCACCTCGACAAAGGCGACGTGATCCAGTCCCAGCCGGATCGGATCCACCAGGGCGCGGTAACCGGTAATGATGCCTTCCGCCTCCAGCCGCCTGAGCCGGGTCTGGGTGGGTGTTTTCGACAGGCCGATTTTGCGGGCCAGATCGGCAATGGAAATCCGGCCGTCCTCGCTCAACACATTCAGAATCGCCCGGTCGAACCGATCCAGTTCAGGAAAGTCCATCTGCACTTCTACCTTTCGTATTTTTCATGCTTTCGCCTAAGTATCCCCCATTTTTAGGCGATTGTCCCGCCGGAAAGGGTGTATCTTAAGCAAAAGCCCTGCACACCCTTTTGTGGAGTTCCCCGCATGACCACCCAACCAAAACTGCGCTACCGGATCGATGCCGGCACCTATGCCGACCAAACCGCGGTGCGTGACCAGCTGATTGCCCAGGCGGCCCTGTCTGACGCCGACCGTGTCCGGATCAGTTCCAGTGCTGCTGCCCTGGTGCGCGATATCCGCGGCCATTCGGCGCCGGGCCTTATGGAGGTGTTCCTGGCCGAATACGGGTTATCGACAGATGAAGGGGTCGCGCTGATGTGCCTCGCTGAGGCGCTGCTGCGGGTGCCCGATGCCGACACCATTGATGCGCTGATCGAGGACAAGATCGCGCCCTCCGACTGGGGCAAGCATCTGGGCAAGTCAACGTCTTCGCTGGTCAATGCCTCAACCTGGGCCTTGATGCTGACCGGCAAGGTGCTGGACGAGGATCGCAGCCCCATCGGGGCGCTGCGCGGCGCCATCAAGCGTCTGGGCGAGCCGGTGATCCGCACCGCCGTAAGCCGCGCGATGAAGGAAATGGGCCGCCAGTTTGTGCTGGGCGAGACCATCGAAAGCGCCATGGACCGCGCCGCCGGGATGGAAGCCAAAGGCTATACCTACTCCTACGACATGCTGGGCGAGGCCGCCCGCACCGAGGCTGACGCAGCCCGCTATCACCTGTCCTATTCCAAGGCGATCTCGGCAATTGCCGCTGCCTGCAATAGCGACGACATCCGTAAGAATCCCGGCATTTCGGTGAAGCTTTCCGCGCTGCACCCGCGTTACGAGCTGGCGCAGGAAAGCAGCGTGATGGAGCATCTGGTGCCGCGGCTGAAGGCGCTGGCGCTGCTGGCCAAAGCCGCGAAAATGGGCCTTAACATCGACGCCGAGGAGGCCGACCGCCTGTCGCTGTCGCTGGAGGTGATCGGCGCCGTGGTCTCGGACCCCTCTCTGGCCGGCTGGGACGGGTTTGGCGTGGTGGTGCAGGCCTATGGGCCGCGCACCGGACTGGCCATCGACGCACTGCATGAAATGGCTGAGAAATACGACCGCCGTTTCATGGTGCGGCTGGTGAAAGGCGCTTATTGGGATACCGAGATCAAGCAGGCGCAAGTCGAAGGCGTCGATGGCTTCCCGGTGTTCACCAACAAGGCGCTGACTGATGTGTCCTATATTTCCAACGCCCGCAAATTGCTTGGGATGACGGACCGGATTTATCCGCAGTTCGCAACTCACAATGCCCATACTGTTGCCGCCATCCTGCATATGGCCGCGGACAAGGACAACGCAACCTACGAATTCCAGCGCCTGCACGGGATGGGCGAAACCCTGCACCAGATGGTGCTGGAGCAGAACAAGACCAACTGCCGGATTTATGCGCCTGTTGGCGCGCACCGGGATCTATTGGCCTATCTGGTACGCCGCCTGCTGGAAAACGGCGCCAATAGCTCCTTCGTGAACCAGATCGTGGACGAGAATGTCTCTCCCGATGTCGTGGCCGCGGACCCTTTCGCGGCAGTTGCCGATATCAGCCGCAAGATCCCGACCGGGCCTGAGCTGTACGCGCCCGAGCGCCCGAATTCCAAAGGCTTCGACCTGGGTCACGCGCCGACGCTGGCCGCTATTGAAAAAGCCCGCGCGCCCTGGCGGACCCATCAATGGCAGGCCGGACCGCTGCTGGCAGGCGATGCCCGGCCTGAGACTGCCAAAGATGTGACCAACCCCGCCGACCTGAGTGTGACCGGCACCGTCAGCCAGTGCAGCCCCGAGGATGTCGAACTGGCGCTGGCGCTGGCCGACCCTTGGGACGCGCCTGCAGCAGAACGCACCGCGATCCTGAACAAGGCTGCCGACCTCTATGAGGAAAATTTTGGCGAGCTGTTCGCCATCCTCGCCCGTGAGGCCGGCAAGACCATCCCCGATGCTGTGGCCGAACTGCGCGAGGCGGTGGATTTCCTGCGTTACTATGCGGCGCGCAATTCTGATGCGCCGCCTGCAGGCATTTTCACCTGTATTTCACCCTGGAACTTCCCGCTGGCGATCTTCACCGGACAGGTTGCGGCAGCACTTGCCGCCGGCAACGCTGTGCTGGCCAAACCCGCCGACCAAACGCCGCTGATCGCCCACCGCGCCGTGCAACTGATGCATGAGGCTGGCGTGCCGCGCGCAGCCATGCAGCTGGTGCCGGGCCGTGGCAGCGTGGTTGGTGCCGCCATCACATCGGACCCGCGGGTCAATGGCGTTGCCTTCACCGGCTCCACCGCAACAGCGATGCGTATCCGCAAGGCGATGGCCGACAACCTGCAGCCCGGCGCGCCGCTGATTGCGGAAACCGGCGGTCTGAACGCGATGATTGTCGATTCAACCGCGCTGCCGGAACAGACAGTGCAAGCTGTGATCGAAAGCGCCTTCCAATCGGCCGGCCAGCGCTGCTCGGCGCTGCGCTGCCTTTACCTGCAGGAGGACATCGCCGACACCGTGCTGAAGATGCTGAAAGGGGCGATGGACTGCCTGCATCTGGATGATCCCTGGCATCTGTCGACTGACAGCGGTCCGGTGATAGACGAAGGCGCCCGCGCAGGCATCCTTGCCCATGTCGCCAAGGCCCGCGCTGAGGGCCGGGTGCTGAAGGAAATGCGCGCGCCGCAAGGCGGCACCTTTGTGGCGCCCACCATGATCGAAATCCCCGGCATCGGCGCACTGGAGGAAGAGATCTTTGGCCCCGTCCTGCATGTGGTCCGGTTCAAATCCCAACAGTTGGATCAGGTGATTTCAGACATCAATGCAACCGGTTACGGGCTGACCTTCGGGTTGCACACCCGTATCGACGACCGGGTGCAGCATGTCTGCGACCGGGTCCATGCGGGCAACATCTATGTGAACCGCAACCAGATCGGCGCCATTGTCGGCAGCCAGCCGTTCGGCGGCGAGGGTCTGTCCGGCACCGGCCCCAAGGCCGGCGGCCCCTATTACCTCAGCCGTTTCTGCGCGCCGGACCGGCAGCAAAGCAACGCGGTGTGGGAGACGACCTTTGCCGAACTGCCCGGGGAAAGCGGCGTGCCTGCGCGCGGCGTGACCACCTCCCTGCCCGGCCCGACCGGGGAATCGAACCGCCTGACCGTCTCGGCCCGTCCGCCGCTGTTGTGCATGGGACCGGGGCCCGAGGCTGCGGCGGAACAGGCCAAAGAGGTGATCAGCCTCGGCGGCACCGCGATTGAGGCGCATGGCATGTTCGACCTGCACCGGCTGGAGGCGATCCAGGGAATTGCCGGCGTGCTGTGGTGGGGCGACGAGGCGACAGGCCGCGAGATCGAACAGTGGCTGGCCAAGCGCGACGGCCCGATCATCCCGCTGATCCCGGGCAAGCCCGACCGCGCCCGAGTCCTGGCTGAACGCCACGTCTGCGTCGATACCACCGCATCAGGCGGCAATGCGGATCTGCTGGGCGGCAACGCCTGAGCTGCGCCCGATAAGTGCTTGACGCTGGGCCGTTTCCGGCCCAGCGTTCCCCCATGTTTCCGATCCGCGACCACAACCCGTCCGGGCGCAAGCCCTATGTCGTCTATGCGCTGATGGCGGCGAATATCCTGGCCTATGTCTACTACACGGCCAGCTATGCCAGCCCCCGCGCGCTCGCCTATTTCTATGACGCCTATGCGGTGGTGCCGGCCGAGATCAGCCACGGCTACGGGTTCGAGACCCTGTTCACCTCTATGTTCATCCACGCAGGGCTGATGCATCTGGGCGGCAACATGCTGTTCCTGTGGATCTTCGGCGACAATCTGGAAGATGAGATGGGCCACCTGCCCTTTCTTGTGTTCTACCTTGCCAGCGGTGTCGGCGCCGGGCTGATCCATGTGCTGTCCGCGCCAGGCTCGATGGTGCCCACAATCGGTGCCTCCGGCGCAATTGCGGGCGTGATGGGCGGCTACCTTCTGATG includes these proteins:
- a CDS encoding DUF6778 family protein, which encodes MNIFRSLAFVSLGLMVSACASVDVPSRNLPFEPVPDAAVHVPDGYETLPQVDPVPALRVSRVTVDVPRSLSVSEANSYLPKGDIVWREDPYGDRHAQVQAIVQRAMEAGSTGMGGAIEADLHIELQRFHALTQKARYTTGGIHAITFKMRLTDPATGALLRPEKTIEADLKAFGGARALEAMSRGQTQKIRITGHLANVVRQELTKPGSYRNPRLGLLQALQ
- a CDS encoding glutamine-synthetase adenylyltransferase encodes the protein MTTALNISRIPRPFDPGLGAEARSLVPELSGAFAELVAGACGSSPYLKELTAREAAWLPQALQDPDAALAAVFADCRALEGSGLKPGLRQAKRRLALLTALCDLSGGWSLEQVTGALTEFGALCADVAIKSEIANLIRRKKLPGLTGDDVETAGGLTILAMGKMGAHELNYSSDIDLICLFDETRFDPDDFFEARQGMVRATKNMCAILSDRTGDGYVFRTDLRLRPDPAVTPVCLAMEAAERYYESLGRTWERAAYIKARPCAGDIAAGERFLTTLRPFIWRRHLDFAAIQDAHDIRLRIRENKGTGGALHVPGHDMKLGRGGIREIEFFTQTRQLIAGGRDEALRLRGTVEGLAALADKGWVPPGTAETLSAHYRAHREVEHRIQMVHDAQTHQMPKSEDGIARIACLMDCDPAELTAQIRDRLTEVHELTEGFFSPGGTPTAADTAKDTANLDGAIIARWPTYPALRSSRGARIFERLKPELLSRVAKTAKPAETLVALDGFLSGLPAGVQLFSLFGANPQLIDLLVDIAGTSRELASFLSRNSGVFDAVIGGSFFDPWPGAEQLRAELKKRLAQEGDYEARLDATRRWCKEWHFRIGVHHLRGLIDGHRAGVQYAELAEVVIAGLAPVVVAQFSRKHGPPPGRGAAVLAMGSLGAGQINSQSDLDMIVIYDPGDADMSEGKRPLATRPYFARLTQAFVTALSAPMAQGKLYEVDMRLRPSGNQGPVAVSLAGFTNYQQNEAWVWEHLALTRARVVAGETALAAEIETFRAAFLAQPRNLAKVLQEVSEMRVRLAAAKAPSGLWDAKNGAGRMMDIELLSQAGALTSDSVARDVASGLLGAVAAGWLNDADAEYLTASYRLFWSVQSAARLLSGKAIEAETIGEGGAQFLCRTTGYARLDALEQELQTRYKRCAALIAEALERDGADEGQH
- a CDS encoding tetratricopeptide repeat protein; the encoded protein is MAAWGMYFALLRAPQNLACAAALFLTLGLTDPVQASDCPAAPDHSARLDGLLHEVQKAGTEDQAREIANRMWEFWADAPDAQAQAMLDRGMTRRTSFDFLGALEDFDQLIAYCPDYAEGYNQRAFVHYLRRDFAAALRDLDRALHLSPRHIAAMSGRALSLYGLSRLEEARAALAEALALNPWLPERYLADPGGPLAPAGAGDTEL
- a CDS encoding Lrp/AsnC family transcriptional regulator, with amino-acid sequence MDFPELDRFDRAILNVLSEDGRISIADLARKIGLSKTPTQTRLRRLEAEGIITGYRALVDPIRLGLDHVAFVEVKLDDTREAALVKFNAAVAKLPEIEQAYMMASHFDYLLKVRTRSMTDYRAVLGEKISSLPHVASTSTYVAMEAVKEDGALAPL
- the putA gene encoding bifunctional proline dehydrogenase/L-glutamate gamma-semialdehyde dehydrogenase PutA: MTTQPKLRYRIDAGTYADQTAVRDQLIAQAALSDADRVRISSSAAALVRDIRGHSAPGLMEVFLAEYGLSTDEGVALMCLAEALLRVPDADTIDALIEDKIAPSDWGKHLGKSTSSLVNASTWALMLTGKVLDEDRSPIGALRGAIKRLGEPVIRTAVSRAMKEMGRQFVLGETIESAMDRAAGMEAKGYTYSYDMLGEAARTEADAARYHLSYSKAISAIAAACNSDDIRKNPGISVKLSALHPRYELAQESSVMEHLVPRLKALALLAKAAKMGLNIDAEEADRLSLSLEVIGAVVSDPSLAGWDGFGVVVQAYGPRTGLAIDALHEMAEKYDRRFMVRLVKGAYWDTEIKQAQVEGVDGFPVFTNKALTDVSYISNARKLLGMTDRIYPQFATHNAHTVAAILHMAADKDNATYEFQRLHGMGETLHQMVLEQNKTNCRIYAPVGAHRDLLAYLVRRLLENGANSSFVNQIVDENVSPDVVAADPFAAVADISRKIPTGPELYAPERPNSKGFDLGHAPTLAAIEKARAPWRTHQWQAGPLLAGDARPETAKDVTNPADLSVTGTVSQCSPEDVELALALADPWDAPAAERTAILNKAADLYEENFGELFAILAREAGKTIPDAVAELREAVDFLRYYAARNSDAPPAGIFTCISPWNFPLAIFTGQVAAALAAGNAVLAKPADQTPLIAHRAVQLMHEAGVPRAAMQLVPGRGSVVGAAITSDPRVNGVAFTGSTATAMRIRKAMADNLQPGAPLIAETGGLNAMIVDSTALPEQTVQAVIESAFQSAGQRCSALRCLYLQEDIADTVLKMLKGAMDCLHLDDPWHLSTDSGPVIDEGARAGILAHVAKARAEGRVLKEMRAPQGGTFVAPTMIEIPGIGALEEEIFGPVLHVVRFKSQQLDQVISDINATGYGLTFGLHTRIDDRVQHVCDRVHAGNIYVNRNQIGAIVGSQPFGGEGLSGTGPKAGGPYYLSRFCAPDRQQSNAVWETTFAELPGESGVPARGVTTSLPGPTGESNRLTVSARPPLLCMGPGPEAAAEQAKEVISLGGTAIEAHGMFDLHRLEAIQGIAGVLWWGDEATGREIEQWLAKRDGPIIPLIPGKPDRARVLAERHVCVDTTASGGNADLLGGNA
- a CDS encoding rhomboid family intramembrane serine protease, whose product is MFPIRDHNPSGRKPYVVYALMAANILAYVYYTASYASPRALAYFYDAYAVVPAEISHGYGFETLFTSMFIHAGLMHLGGNMLFLWIFGDNLEDEMGHLPFLVFYLASGVGAGLIHVLSAPGSMVPTIGASGAIAGVMGGYLLMYPKARVDILLVLIIYFRIFTIPAFVMLGVWLAMQFFGGLGSDPDQGGVAYWAHAGGFAVGLVLCLPLWLRRGGPAFWDRTHGTPPHPENEYEYSASRIPKLPRKKRNPGPWGK